The proteins below come from a single Vanacampus margaritifer isolate UIUO_Vmar chromosome 10, RoL_Vmar_1.0, whole genome shotgun sequence genomic window:
- the smad5 gene encoding mothers against decapentaplegic homolog 5 codes for MTSMSSLFSFTSPAVKRLLGWKQGDEEEKWAEKAVDALVKKLKKKKGAMEDLEKALSCPGQPSKCVTIPRSLDGRLQVSHRKGLPHVIYCRVWRWPDLQSHHELKPLEVCEYPFGSKQKEVCINPYHYKRVESPVLPPVLVPRHSEFNPQHSLLVQFRNLTHNEPHMPLNATFPESFQQPHSGGGGGGGGGGGGGSFPISPNSPYPPSPASSGTYPNSPASSGPSSPFQLPADTPPPAYMPPDEQLGQESQSMETSSSLGPQNMVRDVQPVEYEEPSHWCSIVYYELNNRVGEAYHASSTSVLVDGFTDPSNNKNRFCLGLLSNVNRNSTIENTRRHIGKGVHLYYVGGEVYAECLSDTSIFVQSRNCNYHHGFHPTTVCKIPSGCSLKIFNNQEFAQLLAQSVNHGFEAVYELTKMCTIRMSFVKGWGAEYHRQDVTSTPCWIEVHLHGPLQWLDKVLTQMGSPLNPISSVS; via the exons ATGACTTCCATGTCCAGTCTCTTTTCCTTCACGAGCCCAGCGGTCAAGCGCCTGCTGGGCTGGAAGCAAGGAGACGAGGAGGAGAAGTGGGCCGAGAAGGCGGTGGACGCTCTTGTGAAAaagctgaagaagaagaaaggggcGATGGAGGACCTGGAAAAAGCCCTGAGCTGCCCGGGCCAACCCAGCAAATGCGTCACCATTCCCAGATCGCTGGACGGCCGGCTGCAGGTTTCCCACCGCAAAGGTCTGCCGCATGTCATATACTGCCGGGTGTGGCGCTGGCCAGACCTGCAGTCCCATCACGAGCTCAAGCCCCTGGAGGTGTGCGAGTATCCGTTTGGCTCCAAGCAGAAAGAAGTCTGCATTAACCCGTATCACTACAAGCGAGTGGAGAGTCCCG TGCTCCCCCCTGTCTTGGTACCGCGCCACAGCGAGTTCAACCCTCAGCACAGCTTGCTTGTACAGTTCCGCAACCTGACCCACAACGAGCCGCACATGCCCCTGAACGCCACCTTTCCCGAGTCCTTCCAGCAGCCGCacagtggcggcggcggcggcggcggtggaggaggaggaggcggctcTTTTCCCATCTCTCCCAACTCTCCGTATCCGCCGTCTCCAGCCAGCAGTGGGACTTATCCCAACTCACCTGCCAGCTCGGGGCCCTCCAGTCCATTCCAGCTCCCAG CTGACACCCCGCCTCCAGCTTACATGCCTCCTGATGAGCAACTGGGCCAGGAGAGCCAGTCCATGGAGACGAGTAGCAGCCTCGGGCCGCAGAATATGGTCAGAG ACGTGCAGCCCGTGGAGTACGAGGAGCCGAGCCACTGGTGCTCCATCGTCTACTATGAACTCAACAACCGCGTGGGCGAGGCTTACCACGCCTCATCAACCAGCGTCCTCGTGGACGGATTCACGGATCCGTCGAATAACAAGAACCGCTTCTGCCTCGGGCTGTTGTCCAATGTCAATCGCAATTCTACAATCGAGAACACCCGGCGGCACATTGGCAAAG GCGTTCACCTGTACTACGTCGGCGGCGAGGTGTACGCCGAGTGCCTGAGTGACACCAGCATTTTCGTCCAGAGCCGCAACTGCAACTATCACCACGGCTTCCATCCCACCACAGTCTGCAAGATCCCAAGCGGCTGCAGCCTGAAGATCTTCAACAACCAGGAGTTTGCCCAACTTCTGGCTCAGTCTGTCAACCACGGCTTTGAGGCCGTTTATGAGCTGACCAAAATGTGCACCATCCGGATGAGCTTTGTTAAG GGCTGGGGAGCCGAGTACCACCGGCAGGATGTCACCAGCACACCCTGCTGGATCGAGGTGCACCTGCATGGGCCGCTGCAGTGGCTGGACAAGGTCCTGACTCAAATGGGCTCGCCCCTAAACCCAATCTCCTCTGTGTCCTAA
- the ap1ar gene encoding AP-1 complex-associated regulatory protein isoform X1 has protein sequence MGNCWTFCVGLFRREANRIQRGGGSKYFRSSTTGEHYTIEFENLVESDEEKSPQPCPRPISEDELKNLREHRYADISSKQVLIDQKLRAELEAQEERLRLEEEARNAAQREAARLARERKAKEFLAQRTRGKADGCGSEPQPRKQAGDGFDPSLQNVKAEAFRSNRLPSDTNVVTPNTECSWDFTTKTRSTNDDGTSLDLEWEDEEGINRALPAWERSRTEEDILRAALRPGGKQAHSGPTSTSEDSNALEWENDFVSTHPEDNAEPEFEGFVNPVLDTPSEDASDHGQDR, from the exons aTGGGTAACTGTTGGACCTTTTGCGTAGGACTCTTTAGAAGAGAGGCTAACAGGATCCAAAGAGGAGGCGG GTCCAAATACTTTCGCAGCAGCACCACCGGAGAGCATTATACAATAGAG tttgaaaatcTTGTGGAAAGTGACGAG gaaaaaagCCCTCAGCCTTGCCCAAG GCCCATCAGCGAGGATGAGCTGAAGAACCTTCGAGAGCATCGATATGCGGACATCTCTAGCAAGCAAGTCCTGATAGACCAAAAGCTACGAGCTgag TTAGAGGCACAAGAGGAGAGGTTGAGGCTAGAAGAGGAGGCTAGAAATGCTGCCCAGCGGGAGGCCGCCAGGTTGGCACGTGAACGAAAAGCGAAGGAG TTCTTGGCCCAGAGGACGAGGGGGAAAGCAGACGGGTGCGGCAGCGAACCTCAGCCGAGAAA ACAAGCCGGGGATGGTTTCGACCCCTCCCTCCAGAATGTCAAGGCGGAGGCTTTCAGAAGCAATA GACTTCCCTCTGACACAAATGTGGTGACGCCTAACACCGAGTGCAGCTGGGATTTCACCACCAAGACGCGCTCCACCAATGATGACGGCACTTCACTGGATCTAGAGTGGGAGGATGAGGAGG GAATCAACCGAGCGCTTCCAGCCTGGGAGAGATCTCGGACAGAAGAGGACATCCTGCGTGCAGCCTTGAGACCCGGCGGCAAGCAAGCGCACAGCGGCCCCACCTCCACCTCCGAGGACTCAAACGCGCTGGAGTGGGAGAATGATTTTGTGAGTACCCACCCGGAGGACAATGCAGAACCGGAATTTGAGGGCTTCGTCAACCCGGTGCTGGACACTCCCTCGGAGGACGCTTCGGACCACGGCCAGGACAGATAG
- the ap1ar gene encoding AP-1 complex-associated regulatory protein isoform X2 has translation MGNCWTFCVGLFRREANRIQRGGGSKYFRSSTTGEHYTIEFENLVESDEEKSPQPCPRPISEDELKNLREHRYADISSKQVLIDQKLRAEFLAQRTRGKADGCGSEPQPRKQAGDGFDPSLQNVKAEAFRSNRLPSDTNVVTPNTECSWDFTTKTRSTNDDGTSLDLEWEDEEGINRALPAWERSRTEEDILRAALRPGGKQAHSGPTSTSEDSNALEWENDFVSTHPEDNAEPEFEGFVNPVLDTPSEDASDHGQDR, from the exons aTGGGTAACTGTTGGACCTTTTGCGTAGGACTCTTTAGAAGAGAGGCTAACAGGATCCAAAGAGGAGGCGG GTCCAAATACTTTCGCAGCAGCACCACCGGAGAGCATTATACAATAGAG tttgaaaatcTTGTGGAAAGTGACGAG gaaaaaagCCCTCAGCCTTGCCCAAG GCCCATCAGCGAGGATGAGCTGAAGAACCTTCGAGAGCATCGATATGCGGACATCTCTAGCAAGCAAGTCCTGATAGACCAAAAGCTACGAGCTgag TTCTTGGCCCAGAGGACGAGGGGGAAAGCAGACGGGTGCGGCAGCGAACCTCAGCCGAGAAA ACAAGCCGGGGATGGTTTCGACCCCTCCCTCCAGAATGTCAAGGCGGAGGCTTTCAGAAGCAATA GACTTCCCTCTGACACAAATGTGGTGACGCCTAACACCGAGTGCAGCTGGGATTTCACCACCAAGACGCGCTCCACCAATGATGACGGCACTTCACTGGATCTAGAGTGGGAGGATGAGGAGG GAATCAACCGAGCGCTTCCAGCCTGGGAGAGATCTCGGACAGAAGAGGACATCCTGCGTGCAGCCTTGAGACCCGGCGGCAAGCAAGCGCACAGCGGCCCCACCTCCACCTCCGAGGACTCAAACGCGCTGGAGTGGGAGAATGATTTTGTGAGTACCCACCCGGAGGACAATGCAGAACCGGAATTTGAGGGCTTCGTCAACCCGGTGCTGGACACTCCCTCGGAGGACGCTTCGGACCACGGCCAGGACAGATAG